Proteins co-encoded in one Tursiops truncatus isolate mTurTru1 chromosome 17, mTurTru1.mat.Y, whole genome shotgun sequence genomic window:
- the TONSL gene encoding tonsoku-like protein isoform X5: MSLDRELRQLSKAKAKAQRSGQLREEAAVCHQLGELLASHGCYAEALREHQQELQLLESADDPLGCAVAHRKIGERLAEMEDYSAALQHQHRYLELACSLSNHVEQQRAWATIGRTHLDIFDHHQSQDDLLQAQDAFEKSLAIVDEKLQGSLAKRELSEMRTRLYLNVGLTCDSLQQAALCHAYFTKSIFLAEQNHLYEDLFRARYNLGAIHWRRGQHSQAMRCLEGARKCARTLKQGSMESECCLLLSEVLQDLGDFLAAKRALKKAYRLGSQKPLQKAVVCRTLKYVLAVVRLQQQLEESEESDPRGAMGICEQLGDLFSKAGDFPKAAAAYQKQLQFAELLNRPGPELAVIHVSLAATLGDMKDHRQAVRHYEEELRLRDGSALEEAKTWLNIALSREDAGDAYEVLAPCFQKALSCAQQAQQPRLQRQVLRHLHAVQLRLQPQEALGTEARLQELRAAEDEEDEGDEDDEDDEGDEGDAAALEAIEVELSESEDEVDGSQRLEEEELQGCLGRRRVSKWNRRNDVGETLLHRACIEGQLGRVQDLVRQGHPLNPRDYCGWTPLHEACNYGHLDIVRFLLDHGAAVDDPGGQGCEGITPLHDALNCGHFEVAQLLIERGASVTLRTRKGRSPLETLQQWVKLYCKDLDGETREKAAAMETLLQAASSGQAPHSSLAPPTVPSNHVFDPETSPPSSPSPGPPEACQARARVSQGLAVPAAARPRRSRHKLASGGSSDGEENPGPPRPPQKRPRMPSPASDGEAATASAGWAAYRAAIRSVGSAQRYHLRPSPPRGPGEAPSPRAALLPEEECLAGDWLEEDLPLAHGHGGSYPPRPHSSADGSRHSASGSGSEASAIRPRARARKSRLSRLKSWSARVRADGACSSAAEPPRSPDVPRALEPIGGSPAAGQPLGQALLPPIRVRVRVQHNLFLIPVPQSRETHSVAWLAEQAAQRYYQASGLLPRLSLQKEGALLAPQDPISDVLQSNEEVLAEVTSWDLPPLTDRYRRACQSLEQGAHQHVLQAMEQQGSGPAFSACSLALRQAQLTPLLRALKLHSALRELRLAGNRLGDGCVAELLAALDTVPGLTLLDLSSNHLGAEGLRQLAVGLQGQPALQNLEELDLSMNPLGDGCGQALASILRACPLLSTLHLQACGFGRSFFLNHQAALRSAFQGAKCLKTLSLSYNGLGASALAQALQSLPARTLLRLELSSVAASKSDPGLTEPVVSYLTKEGCALEHLGLSANHLGDEAVRDLSRCLPLCPSLVSLDLSANPKISCAGLEELLSALQGRPQGLSFLGLSGCAVQGPLGLRLWDNLTVQLQELQLCSRRLSAEDRDALHQLLPSQLGPKACTLDRGPKLFFRHL; this comes from the exons ATGAGCTTGGACCGCGAGCTTCGCC AGTTAAGCAAGGCCAAGGCTAAGGCCCAGAGGAGCGGGCAGCTGCGGGAGGAGGCAGCCGTCTGCCACCAGCTGGGGGAGCtcctggctagccatg GGTGCTACGCGGAGGCCCTGCGAGAGCACCAGCAGGAGCTGCAGCTCCTGGAGTCGGCCGACGACCCCCTGGGCTGCGCCGTGGCCCACCGCAAGATCGGAGAGCGGCTGGCGGAGATGGAGGACTACTCGGCTGCCCTGCAG CACCAGCACCGCTACCTGGAGCTCGCATGTTCCCTGTCCAACCATGTTGAGCAGCAGAGGGCCTGGGCCACCATTGGCCGCACCCACTTGGACATCTTTGACCACCACCAGTCACAGGATGACTTGCTACAGGCACAGGATGCCTTCGAGAAAAGCCTGGCTATCGTAGATGAGAAGCTGCAGG GCTCACTGGCCAAGAGAGAGCTGAGTGAGATGAGGACCCGACTTTACCTCAACGTGGGCCTCACCTGTGACAGCCTGCAGCAGGCGGCGCTATGCCACGCCTACTTCACGAAGAGCATCTTCCTTGCCGA GCAGAACCACCTGTACGAAGACCTGTTTCGCGCCCGCTACAACCTCGGCGCCATCCACTGGCGGCGGGGGCAGCACTCTCAGGCCATGCGCTGCCTGGAGGGGGCGCGGAAGTGCGCACGCACCCTGAAGCAGGGCTCCATGGAGAGCGAGTGCTGCCTGCTCCTCTCGGAG GTCCTCCAAGACCTAGGGGATTTTTTGGCCGCCAAGAGAGCCTTGAAGAAGGCCTATCGGCTTGGTTCCCAGAAGCCTTTGCAGAAGGCAGTGGTCTGCCGGACTCTCAAGTATG TGCTCGCGGTGGTCCGCCTgcagcagcagctggaggagTCTGAGGAGAGTGACCCGCGGGGCGCCATGGGCATCTGTGAGCAGCTGGGTGACCTGTTCTCCAAGGCGGGCGACTTCCCCAAGGCTGCCGCGGCCTACCAGAAGCAG CTGCAGTTTGCGGAGCTGCTAAACAGGCCGGGGCCTGAGCTGGCCGTCATCCACGTGTCCCTGGCTGCCACCCTGGGGGACATGAAGGACCACCGCCAGGCCGTGCGCCACTATGAAGAGGAGCTGAGGCTGCGGGACGGCAGCGCCCTGGAG GAGGCCAAGACCTGGTTGAACATCGCGCTGTCCCGCGAGGATGCCGGGGATGCTTACGAGGTGCTGGCGCCGTGCTTCCAGAAGGCTCTCAGCTGTGCGCAGCAAGCCCAGCAGCCGCGGCTGCAG AGGCAGGTCTTACGGCACCTCCACGCGGTGCAGCTGAGGCTGCAGCCTCAGGAGGCCCTTGGCACTGAAGCCAGGCTGCAGGAGCTGAGAGCGGCTGAAGACGAGGAGGATGAGGGGGATGAGGACGACGAGGACGACGAGGGGGACGAGGGGGATGCCGCCGCCCTGGAGGCCATCGAGGTGGAGCTCTCAGAGAGCG AGGATGAAGTTGACGGGTCCCAGCGGTTGGAGGAGGAGGAGCTTCAGGGCTGCCTGGGCCGGCGGAGGGTGAGCAAG TGGAACCGGCGCAACGACGTCGGGGAGACCCTGCTGCACCGAGCCTGCATCGAGGGCCAGCTGGGCCGTGTCCAGGACCTCGTGAGGCAG GGCCACCCCCTGAACCCTCGGGACTACTGTGGTTGGACACCCTTGCACGAGGCCTGCAACTACGGGCATCTGG ACATCGTCCGTTTCCTGCTGGACCACGGGGCCGCGGTGGATGACCCGGGTGGCCAAGGCTGTGAGGGTATCACTCCCCTGCACGATGCTCTCAACTGTGGCCACTTTGAGGTGGCCCAGCTGCTCATCGAGCGAGGAGCATCGGTCACTCTTCGAACCAGGAAG GGCCGCAGCCCGCTGGAGACGCTGCAGCAGTGGGTGAAGCTGTACTGCAAGGATCTGGATGGCGAGACGCGAGAGAAGGCTGCTGCCATGGAGACGCTGCTCCAGGCGGCCTCTTCGGGCCAAG CTCCCCACAGCTCCCTGGCTCCCCCGACCGTCCCAAGTAACCATGTTTTTGACCCTGAGACTTCTCCTCCCTCAAGTCCCAGCCCAGGACCCCCAGAAGCCTGTCAGGCCAGGGCCAGGGTCTCCCAGGGGCTGGCGGTGCCAGCCGCGGCCAGGCCTCGGAGGAGCAGGCACAAGCTGGCCAGCGGTGGCAGCTCGGATGGGGAGGAAAACCCAGGTCCGCCCCGGCCACCCCAGAAGAGGCCCCGGATGCCCAGCCCCGCCAGTGACGGAGAGGCAGCCACTGCGAGTGCCGGCTGGGCAGCCTACCGGGCGGCCATCCGCAGTGTGGGCAGTGCCCAGAGATACCACCTGCGCCCCAGCCCCCCTCGAGGCCCCGGCGAGGCCCCCAGCCCCCGGGCAGCACTCCTCCCTGAGGAGGAGTGCTTGGCCGGGGACTGGCTAGAAGAGGACTTGCCGCTGGCCCATGGTCATGGGGGCAGCTACCCGCCCCGCCCCCATAGCAGTGCGGATGGCAGCAGACACAGTGCCTCGGGGTCAGGCAGCGAGGCGAGCGCCATCAGGCCTCGGGCCCGGGCCCGGAAGAGCCGGCTGTCCCGTCTCAAGAGTTGGAGTGCACGGGTCAGAGCAGATGGAGCCTGCAGCTCAGCCGCAGAGCCCCCGCGGAGCCCTGATGTCCCCAGGGCCTTGGAGCCCATTGGGGGAAGCCCTGCAGCAGGCCAGCCCTTG GGTcaggccctgctccctcccaTCCGAGTTCGAGTTCGTGTTCAGCATAATCTTTTCCTCATCCCCGTTCCACAGAG CAGGGAGACCCACTCCGTGGCCTGGCTGGCTGAGCAGGCCGCCCAGCGTTACTACCAGGCCTCTGGGCTGCTGCCTCGGCTCTCCCTACAAAAAGAGGGGGCCCTGCTGGCCCCACAGGACCCCATCTCCGACGTGCTGCAGAGCAAtgaggag GTGTTGGCTGAGGTGACTTCGTGGGACCTTCCCCCGCTGACGGACCGCTACCGCCGGGCCTGCCAGAGCCTGGAGCAAG GGGCGCACCAGCACGTGCTGCAGGCGATGGAGCAGCAGGGCTCAGGCCCCGCGTTCAGTGCCTGCTCCCTGGCGCTGCGCCAGGCCCAGCTCACCCCGCTGCTGCGGGCCCTGAAGCTGCACTCGGCACTCCGGGAGCTCCGCCTCGCCGGGAACCGGCTGGGGGATGGATGTGTCGCCGAGCTGCTGGCTGCCCTGGACACCGTGCCCGGCCTGACCCTCCTCGACCTCTCCTCCAATCACCTGGGCGCTGAAGGGCTGCGCCAGCTTGCTGTGGGTCTCCAGGGGCAGCCCGCCTTGCAG AACTTGGAAGAACTGGACTTAAGCATGAACCCCCTCGGGGATGGCTGTGGCCAGGCCCTGGCCTCCATCCTACGGGCCTGCCCCTTGCTCAGCACCCTGCACCTCCAGGCCTGTGGCTTTGGCCGCAGCTTCTTCCTGAACCACCAGGCGGCCCTGCGCAGCGCCTTCCAAG GCGCCAAGTGCCTGAAGACACTGTCCCTGTCCTACAACGGCCTGGGTGCCTCCGCCCTGGCCCAGGCCCTGCAGAGCCTGCCAGCCCGCACCCTCCTACGCCTGGAGCTGAGCTCTGTGGCCGCCAGCAAGAGCGACCCAGGCCTCACGGAGCCCGTGGTCAGCTACCTGACCAAG GAAGGCTGCGCCCTGGAGCACCTGGGTCTGTCGGCAAACCACCTGGGCGACGAGGCCGTGAGAGATCTGAGCAG ATGTCTGCCTCTCTGCCCCTCGCTGGTCTCGCTGGACCTGTCTGCCAACCCCAAGATCAGCTGTGCCGGCCTGGAGGAGCTCCTGTCTGCCCTCCAAGGGCGGCCCCAAGGCCTCAGCTTCCTCGGCCTGTCAG GCTGTGCTGTCCAGGGCCCCCTGGGCCTGCGCCTCTGGGACAACTTAACAGTGCAGCTGCAGGAGCTGCAGCTGTGCAGCAGACGTCTCTCTGCTGAGGACCGGGATGCCCTGCACCAGCTGCTGCCCAGCCAGCTGGGCCCCAAAGCATGCACCCTGGATCGGGGACCCAAGCTCTTCTTCAGGCACCTCTGA
- the TONSL gene encoding tonsoku-like protein isoform X1, whose translation MSLDRELRQLSKAKAKAQRSGQLREEAAVCHQLGELLASHGCYAEALREHQQELQLLESADDPLGCAVAHRKIGERLAEMEDYSAALQHQHRYLELACSLSNHVEQQRAWATIGRTHLDIFDHHQSQDDLLQAQDAFEKSLAIVDEKLQGSLAKRELSEMRTRLYLNVGLTCDSLQQAALCHAYFTKSIFLAEQNHLYEDLFRARYNLGAIHWRRGQHSQAMRCLEGARKCARTLKQGSMESECCLLLSEVLQDLGDFLAAKRALKKAYRLGSQKPLQKAVVCRTLKYVLAVVRLQQQLEESEESDPRGAMGICEQLGDLFSKAGDFPKAAAAYQKQLQFAELLNRPGPELAVIHVSLAATLGDMKDHRQAVRHYEEELRLRDGSALEEAKTWLNIALSREDAGDAYEVLAPCFQKALSCAQQAQQPRLQRQVLRHLHAVQLRLQPQEALGTEARLQELRAAEDEEDEGDEDDEDDEGDEGDAAALEAIEVELSESEDEVDGSQRLEEEELQGCLGRRRVSKWNRRNDVGETLLHRACIEGQLGRVQDLVRQGHPLNPRDYCGWTPLHEACNYGHLDIVRFLLDHGAAVDDPGGQGCEGITPLHDALNCGHFEVAQLLIERGASVTLRTRKLGTPQGRSPLETLQQWVKLYCKDLDGETREKAAAMETLLQAASSGQAPHSSLAPPTVPSNHVFDPETSPPSSPSPGPPEACQARARVSQGLAVPAAARPRRSRHKLASGGSSDGEENPGPPRPPQKRPRMPSPASDGEAATASAGWAAYRAAIRSVGSAQRYHLRPSPPRGPGEAPSPRAALLPEEECLAGDWLEEDLPLAHGHGGSYPPRPHSSADGSRHSASGSGSEASAIRPRARARKSRLSRLKSWSARVRADGACSSAAEPPRSPDVPRALEPIGGSPAAGQPLGQALLPPIRVRVRVQHNLFLIPVPQSRETHSVAWLAEQAAQRYYQASGLLPRLSLQKEGALLAPQDPISDVLQSNEEVLAEVTSWDLPPLTDRYRRACQSLEQGAHQHVLQAMEQQGSGPAFSACSLALRQAQLTPLLRALKLHSALRELRLAGNRLGDGCVAELLAALDTVPGLTLLDLSSNHLGAEGLRQLAVGLQGQPALQTRSSGEPMSPQNLEELDLSMNPLGDGCGQALASILRACPLLSTLHLQACGFGRSFFLNHQAALRSAFQGAKCLKTLSLSYNGLGASALAQALQSLPARTLLRLELSSVAASKSDPGLTEPVVSYLTKEGCALEHLGLSANHLGDEAVRDLSRCLPLCPSLVSLDLSANPKISCAGLEELLSALQGRPQGLSFLGLSGCAVQGPLGLRLWDNLTVQLQELQLCSRRLSAEDRDALHQLLPSQLGPKACTLDRGPKLFFRHL comes from the exons ATGAGCTTGGACCGCGAGCTTCGCC AGTTAAGCAAGGCCAAGGCTAAGGCCCAGAGGAGCGGGCAGCTGCGGGAGGAGGCAGCCGTCTGCCACCAGCTGGGGGAGCtcctggctagccatg GGTGCTACGCGGAGGCCCTGCGAGAGCACCAGCAGGAGCTGCAGCTCCTGGAGTCGGCCGACGACCCCCTGGGCTGCGCCGTGGCCCACCGCAAGATCGGAGAGCGGCTGGCGGAGATGGAGGACTACTCGGCTGCCCTGCAG CACCAGCACCGCTACCTGGAGCTCGCATGTTCCCTGTCCAACCATGTTGAGCAGCAGAGGGCCTGGGCCACCATTGGCCGCACCCACTTGGACATCTTTGACCACCACCAGTCACAGGATGACTTGCTACAGGCACAGGATGCCTTCGAGAAAAGCCTGGCTATCGTAGATGAGAAGCTGCAGG GCTCACTGGCCAAGAGAGAGCTGAGTGAGATGAGGACCCGACTTTACCTCAACGTGGGCCTCACCTGTGACAGCCTGCAGCAGGCGGCGCTATGCCACGCCTACTTCACGAAGAGCATCTTCCTTGCCGA GCAGAACCACCTGTACGAAGACCTGTTTCGCGCCCGCTACAACCTCGGCGCCATCCACTGGCGGCGGGGGCAGCACTCTCAGGCCATGCGCTGCCTGGAGGGGGCGCGGAAGTGCGCACGCACCCTGAAGCAGGGCTCCATGGAGAGCGAGTGCTGCCTGCTCCTCTCGGAG GTCCTCCAAGACCTAGGGGATTTTTTGGCCGCCAAGAGAGCCTTGAAGAAGGCCTATCGGCTTGGTTCCCAGAAGCCTTTGCAGAAGGCAGTGGTCTGCCGGACTCTCAAGTATG TGCTCGCGGTGGTCCGCCTgcagcagcagctggaggagTCTGAGGAGAGTGACCCGCGGGGCGCCATGGGCATCTGTGAGCAGCTGGGTGACCTGTTCTCCAAGGCGGGCGACTTCCCCAAGGCTGCCGCGGCCTACCAGAAGCAG CTGCAGTTTGCGGAGCTGCTAAACAGGCCGGGGCCTGAGCTGGCCGTCATCCACGTGTCCCTGGCTGCCACCCTGGGGGACATGAAGGACCACCGCCAGGCCGTGCGCCACTATGAAGAGGAGCTGAGGCTGCGGGACGGCAGCGCCCTGGAG GAGGCCAAGACCTGGTTGAACATCGCGCTGTCCCGCGAGGATGCCGGGGATGCTTACGAGGTGCTGGCGCCGTGCTTCCAGAAGGCTCTCAGCTGTGCGCAGCAAGCCCAGCAGCCGCGGCTGCAG AGGCAGGTCTTACGGCACCTCCACGCGGTGCAGCTGAGGCTGCAGCCTCAGGAGGCCCTTGGCACTGAAGCCAGGCTGCAGGAGCTGAGAGCGGCTGAAGACGAGGAGGATGAGGGGGATGAGGACGACGAGGACGACGAGGGGGACGAGGGGGATGCCGCCGCCCTGGAGGCCATCGAGGTGGAGCTCTCAGAGAGCG AGGATGAAGTTGACGGGTCCCAGCGGTTGGAGGAGGAGGAGCTTCAGGGCTGCCTGGGCCGGCGGAGGGTGAGCAAG TGGAACCGGCGCAACGACGTCGGGGAGACCCTGCTGCACCGAGCCTGCATCGAGGGCCAGCTGGGCCGTGTCCAGGACCTCGTGAGGCAG GGCCACCCCCTGAACCCTCGGGACTACTGTGGTTGGACACCCTTGCACGAGGCCTGCAACTACGGGCATCTGG ACATCGTCCGTTTCCTGCTGGACCACGGGGCCGCGGTGGATGACCCGGGTGGCCAAGGCTGTGAGGGTATCACTCCCCTGCACGATGCTCTCAACTGTGGCCACTTTGAGGTGGCCCAGCTGCTCATCGAGCGAGGAGCATCGGTCACTCTTCGAACCAGGAAG CTGGGTACCCCACAGGGCCGCAGCCCGCTGGAGACGCTGCAGCAGTGGGTGAAGCTGTACTGCAAGGATCTGGATGGCGAGACGCGAGAGAAGGCTGCTGCCATGGAGACGCTGCTCCAGGCGGCCTCTTCGGGCCAAG CTCCCCACAGCTCCCTGGCTCCCCCGACCGTCCCAAGTAACCATGTTTTTGACCCTGAGACTTCTCCTCCCTCAAGTCCCAGCCCAGGACCCCCAGAAGCCTGTCAGGCCAGGGCCAGGGTCTCCCAGGGGCTGGCGGTGCCAGCCGCGGCCAGGCCTCGGAGGAGCAGGCACAAGCTGGCCAGCGGTGGCAGCTCGGATGGGGAGGAAAACCCAGGTCCGCCCCGGCCACCCCAGAAGAGGCCCCGGATGCCCAGCCCCGCCAGTGACGGAGAGGCAGCCACTGCGAGTGCCGGCTGGGCAGCCTACCGGGCGGCCATCCGCAGTGTGGGCAGTGCCCAGAGATACCACCTGCGCCCCAGCCCCCCTCGAGGCCCCGGCGAGGCCCCCAGCCCCCGGGCAGCACTCCTCCCTGAGGAGGAGTGCTTGGCCGGGGACTGGCTAGAAGAGGACTTGCCGCTGGCCCATGGTCATGGGGGCAGCTACCCGCCCCGCCCCCATAGCAGTGCGGATGGCAGCAGACACAGTGCCTCGGGGTCAGGCAGCGAGGCGAGCGCCATCAGGCCTCGGGCCCGGGCCCGGAAGAGCCGGCTGTCCCGTCTCAAGAGTTGGAGTGCACGGGTCAGAGCAGATGGAGCCTGCAGCTCAGCCGCAGAGCCCCCGCGGAGCCCTGATGTCCCCAGGGCCTTGGAGCCCATTGGGGGAAGCCCTGCAGCAGGCCAGCCCTTG GGTcaggccctgctccctcccaTCCGAGTTCGAGTTCGTGTTCAGCATAATCTTTTCCTCATCCCCGTTCCACAGAG CAGGGAGACCCACTCCGTGGCCTGGCTGGCTGAGCAGGCCGCCCAGCGTTACTACCAGGCCTCTGGGCTGCTGCCTCGGCTCTCCCTACAAAAAGAGGGGGCCCTGCTGGCCCCACAGGACCCCATCTCCGACGTGCTGCAGAGCAAtgaggag GTGTTGGCTGAGGTGACTTCGTGGGACCTTCCCCCGCTGACGGACCGCTACCGCCGGGCCTGCCAGAGCCTGGAGCAAG GGGCGCACCAGCACGTGCTGCAGGCGATGGAGCAGCAGGGCTCAGGCCCCGCGTTCAGTGCCTGCTCCCTGGCGCTGCGCCAGGCCCAGCTCACCCCGCTGCTGCGGGCCCTGAAGCTGCACTCGGCACTCCGGGAGCTCCGCCTCGCCGGGAACCGGCTGGGGGATGGATGTGTCGCCGAGCTGCTGGCTGCCCTGGACACCGTGCCCGGCCTGACCCTCCTCGACCTCTCCTCCAATCACCTGGGCGCTGAAGGGCTGCGCCAGCTTGCTGTGGGTCTCCAGGGGCAGCCCGCCTTGCAG ACCAGATCCTCTGGGGAACCCATGTCTCCACAGAACTTGGAAGAACTGGACTTAAGCATGAACCCCCTCGGGGATGGCTGTGGCCAGGCCCTGGCCTCCATCCTACGGGCCTGCCCCTTGCTCAGCACCCTGCACCTCCAGGCCTGTGGCTTTGGCCGCAGCTTCTTCCTGAACCACCAGGCGGCCCTGCGCAGCGCCTTCCAAG GCGCCAAGTGCCTGAAGACACTGTCCCTGTCCTACAACGGCCTGGGTGCCTCCGCCCTGGCCCAGGCCCTGCAGAGCCTGCCAGCCCGCACCCTCCTACGCCTGGAGCTGAGCTCTGTGGCCGCCAGCAAGAGCGACCCAGGCCTCACGGAGCCCGTGGTCAGCTACCTGACCAAG GAAGGCTGCGCCCTGGAGCACCTGGGTCTGTCGGCAAACCACCTGGGCGACGAGGCCGTGAGAGATCTGAGCAG ATGTCTGCCTCTCTGCCCCTCGCTGGTCTCGCTGGACCTGTCTGCCAACCCCAAGATCAGCTGTGCCGGCCTGGAGGAGCTCCTGTCTGCCCTCCAAGGGCGGCCCCAAGGCCTCAGCTTCCTCGGCCTGTCAG GCTGTGCTGTCCAGGGCCCCCTGGGCCTGCGCCTCTGGGACAACTTAACAGTGCAGCTGCAGGAGCTGCAGCTGTGCAGCAGACGTCTCTCTGCTGAGGACCGGGATGCCCTGCACCAGCTGCTGCCCAGCCAGCTGGGCCCCAAAGCATGCACCCTGGATCGGGGACCCAAGCTCTTCTTCAGGCACCTCTGA